CTTATTATTCAGTTTACTATGCTTAATGCCATAAGTGAAATATATAATGAATCCTAGAATAGTCCAGCCAATCATTCTTTCCCATGTGCTCCAAGGTAGAGATACCATTTGTACGATACATATAGCAGCACCTAAGAGTGGTACAAATGGTACAAGTGGTGTTTTGAATGGACGCTTTAGGTCTGGCTGAGTTTTACGTAGTATAACAATTGATATACAAACTATAGTGAATGCCATTAACGTACCGATTGATACCAATTCGCTGAGTACATGCAATGGAAATAGACCCGCTATTAACCCTGTTACAATACTGGCGAATATGGTTGCATTATGAGGAACGCCATGTTTAGGACTTACTTTAGAGAAGATACTTGGTAATAAACCATCTTTTGAAATAGCATAATATATTCGCGATTGTCCTAACATCATAACTAAGATTACGGAACTAAGTCCGGCAATAGCTCCAAGCTTGATAAAGGGGCTCAGCCATGCTAAACCTTCACCTGCACGGTCGATTGCTAATGCGATGGGTGCATCTACGTTGAGGTCTTTGTAATTTACTATTCCTGTCAATACTGTTGTTACACCAATATAAAGAACAGCACAGATAAGTAATGATATGAGGATACCTTTTGGCATATCTTTTTGAGGATTACGGGCCTCTCCCGCAGCAGTAGACAGGGCATCGAAACCTAAATATGCATAAAAAACAACAGCAGCCCCACGAAGGATTCCTGTCCATCCGAAGTTTCCATACCCTCCTGTATTTTCAGGGATATATGGCACCCAGTTGCTTGTGTCGATATATGATAAACCAAAACCTATGAATAATAGAATAACACCGACTTTTATAACAACAATGACATTATTGACAAGAGCTGATTGCTTTATGCCTCCTATAAGAAATGCGGAAACTATGGCTACGATAAATACAGCAGGAAAATTGATAATTTTCCCTGTCCACACCCAGCTTCCGTCTTTCAGGTGATCGAAAGTGGCTCCTGCTATTTGCTCGGGAAAATGTATTCCCCATTCATTTAATAAGCTGAGCATGTAACCAGACCATCCCACAGCAACGCTGGAGCATGCAAAAAGATATTCAAGAACTAAAATCCAACCTACAAACCAAGCTAATACTTCGCCCATTGTAGTATAGCTGTAGGAATACACTCCTCCTGATACCGGTATCATTGCGGCAAACTCAGCATAGCATAAACCAGCCATAACACATCCCAGTGCTGATATAACAAAAGAAATAGTTAAAGCCGGGCCCGCATACATTGAAGCTGCCTGACCGGTAATAACAAAAATACCTGTGCCTACAATGGCTCCAATTCCTAAGGTTATAAGGTTGGTCGCAGTCAGACTTCTTCTAAGCCCTTCTTTGTTTTCTGAAGGCTCTGCAAGTATAACCGAAATGTCTTTTTTCTTGAATAATCTATCGAGCATAATTTAGAATTTGTGCAAAAGTAAGGAAAATGAAATAATTATCTTGTTATTGGAGGTGTTTTAGATAAAAAAGAAATATTTTTTGATAATTTTACGTTTTACTGATATCAATCAGGCATTAAAATACAGAATGCAAAAAATAGTAAATGGTGATAAAGAAATAATATAACGAGTAAAGCATTAACTGTTTTTTATTACCACAAAAGAAGCTTAACAGGTAAGAATGGCTATATTAGATGACTTTTTAGACCGTATAGAATTATTGAACGATGATTTTATGTGGTACAATTATAAAAACAGTCCGGCAACAATAGAGCAAATTGAAGATTATGAAAGATCGTATGGAATAAGTTTTAACGAAGAAGTGAGGACGTTTTTACTCTCATTAGGTGCTGTAATACTCGAAGTAGAAGAGAAAATTTGGCCTAGACCTCAAGAATATGATGTAGTTCCGGCATGGGAATTTGGGTATGGAATGTTTATTTATGGATTATCCTCAGATAAAGATATGCTATCATGGCTTACTTACGATGAAAAATATAAGGAGACCGCAAGTTCAGGCAATGGGGATTATGGACAGATGTTTTATAAACGAAGTGGAAATCTTTATAGGGCATATATAAACAGTGAAGGGGCAATAACTGTTTTAGAAAATGGAATAAAAGAGGAAGGGATTATATTTGATGGTAATTTCTATGATTTCCTCATAAACGAGATAGATAAATTGGAAGAAGATTATAAAGACTATATAAAGAAACACTATAATAAATAAGTATATGAAAATATCGATTATAGGCGGAGGAAACATGGGCGGGGCTATTGCCCGAGGATTGTCTACCGGCTTACTTTTTAAAGCTCACGATATAACAGTCATTACGAAGACTTCGGTTTCGGCAACTCGGATGAAAGATTCGGGTTCAGGCTTAAATGTAGTCGCCAGTGAGTACGATTCATTAGATACAGCCGATATTGTAATTGTTGCAGTTAAACCATGGCTTATAGAGGAAGTATTGTTGCAAAACAAAGATAGATTGAAAAATCCAGCTCAGATATTGGTGTCTGTTGCTTCCGGTATTTCATTAGAGCAGTTAGCGAGTTGGTCGGTAGTCGGGAAAAGCATCTTTCGGGTGATGCCAAACACAGCGATTGCCGAAAAACAAAGTATGACTTTTGTCTCTACTCTGAATGCTCAAAAAGAAGATATAACACAGATTATAGAAATATTTAATGAATTAGGAAAAACAGAATTAATCGATGAAAAGCTACTACCTGCAGCAACATCCTTAGCATCGTGCGGTATAGCCTACGCGTTTCGTTATATTAGAGCGGCGATGGAAGGTGGTGTGGAGATGGGGTTGTACCCCAATCAGGCTAAAGAAATAGTGATGCAGACGTTGTTGGGTGCAGTGAAGCTGCTTGAGGCAAATGGCTCCCATCCCGAAGCCGAGATTGATAAGGTAACCACAGCCGGAGGTATAACGATCAAGGGTCTTAATGAAATGGAGCATGCAGGGTTTACGTCATCGGTTATCAAAGGATTGAAAGCAAGTAATGTAAAGTAATATATGCTCCGAATGATATAGAGTCTTACTCAAAATAGTAAGACTTTTTTTATACATATAAATCACTCGATAGCCTGATTGTATTTGTGTTTTACGCATAGATTATTCTATCATAATAAAAAATAAAAAGTAAAATCGGCGATACTGATTTCACTTATATATATTATCTTTACGAATTCGTACTAGGCTACTTTTCGATATAAATAGCCGTACTAAGAGATTGGTAAAAGGGCATATTGTTGTCATATTTAACAAAAAAATGCTAGCCTATCTCTCTTGAGACAGAAGAAAGAAAAACTATATATAATGATTTACAAATGGAATTACGAAGCCCTAACAACCCAGCAAAAAGAGCAGAGAGATGAGCTTGCTAAGAAATTAGGCATAAGCCCTGTTCTTTGCCAGCTCTTGATTCAGAGAGGGATATCTTCTGCCGAAGAGGCCCGTAAGTTCTTTCATCCTAGCTTGAGAGACTTGCATGACCCCTTCTTGTTGCCTGATATGGATAAGGCTATAAAGAGAATAGAAAAGGCACTGGGACAAAAACAACGTATACTTATATACGGAGATTACGATGTAGACGGAACAACTGCGGTTGCTCTTGTGTACAAGTTTCTTCGGAAGTTTACCACCAATCTGGATTATTATATTCCCGACCGTTACGATGAAGGTTATGGGATATCCGAACAAGGTATAGACTATGCAGAGGAAACAGGCGTTAAGTTGATCATTGCGCTCGACTGCGGCATAAAGGCAAATGAGAAGATAGACTATGCTAAAAGCAAGGGGATCGATTTCATCATCGGTGATCACCACATGCCCGATGATGTCTTGCCCGATGCGGTAGCGGTAATAGATGCCAAACGCTTAGACTCTACCTATCCTTACGAACATCTTTCGGGATGCGGAGTCGGCTTTAAGCTTGTGCAGGCATTGGCTCAGAGTAATAAAATCGATTTTTCAGAAATTACAGATTTGCTAGATCTGGTAGCTGTAAGTGTGGCATCCGATATTGTACCTATTACAGGAGAAAATAGGGTACTTACCTATTTTGGATTGAAACAGATAAACTCCAATCCCAGTTTAGGATTGAAAGGTATAATTGATATTTGTGGCTTAACATATAAGAACATTACAGTCAATGATATAATTTTCAAAATCGGACCACGTATCAATGCTTCGGGGCGTATGATGAAAGGAAAAGAGGCTGTAGATTTACTTTTGTCGAGCACGATCGAAGATGCTCGTGAGAAAAGTATGAATATAGACCATTATAATGATGATCGCCGCGAGCTCGATAAACGAATTACAGAAGAAGCAATACAGTTTATCGATGAAAATGTAGATATGAAAGAAAAGAAAAGTATCGTTATCTACAATGAAACATGGCACAAGGGTGTTATCGGGATTGTCGCTTCACGTTTGACTGAAAAATATTTACGGCCGGCAGTCGTTCTTACCCAGTCTCAGGGGTTAATTACCGGTTCTGCCCGTTCTGTAATGGGTTTTGACGTTTACAAGGCGATTGAAGCCTGCAAAGATATCTTGGAAAACTTTGGAGGACATACCTATGCTGCCGGATTATCATTGAAAGAAGAAAATTTAAAGGAATTCAAAAGCCGTTTCGAAGCCCTTTCTCTCGAAATGATTGCTCCCGAGATGATGCGTCCTCAGATACGTGTCGATGCTGAACTCTCGTTTAAGGAAATAAATCAGAAGTTTACTGAAGATTTAGCTGCTTTTGCTCCTTTTGGTCCTGAAAACCTGAATCCTATATTTGTTACGTGCAATGTTATGGATTACGGTACAAGCAAATTGGTGGGAAAAGATAATGTTCATCTCAAGCTTGAAATGATAGACGATACAATGTCGACACCTGTTAATGGAATTGCTTTCAGGCAACAGGATAGTTCAGATAAGGTTAAAAGCGGTAAGCCTTTCGATATATGTTATACATTGGAAGAAAATACGCATAATGGCAAGACTAATATTCAGCTTTATGTGAAAGATATTGATACCGGACAATTTTGCTAACTTCAAAATTATAAGCTTATGAGGAAATCATTATTATCAATATTCGTATTAACTGCAGTTTTATTCGTTTCTTGTGGTAATAAATCTACAGCAAATTCATCTGTAGCGCCAACCGATTCATTAAGTATGAATACTCAACCTGAATATATTAAAGCGGATGTGTATGAAACCAATGCTGGTCCTTTGAAAGTGACTCTGGTTGGTCATGCCTCACTTATGTTCGAGTTTGGAGGGAAAATAATACATGTAGATCCTTACTCAAAAGTCGCAGACTATTCGAAGTTGCCTAAGGCCGATCTTATACTGCTCACTCACGAGCACGGAGATCATCTCGATAGTGCTGCTGTTGCTGCCGTGAAAAAGGCAGATACACATTTTATTGTATCTAAAGTATGTAATGAAATCCTTAAATACGGTGATGTAATCAACAATGGTGATCATGCTCACTGGGCTAATCTTCATATAGATGCTGTGCCTGCATATAACATCGTCAATAAAAAGCCGGATGGAGAAGCCTATCATCCAAAAGGTAGAGGAAACGGATACATTATAGCATTCGGAGATAAAAGAGTATATGTAGCTGGGGATACCGAAAATATTCCTGAAATGGATAAGTTGAAAGGTACGATAGATATCGCTTTCTTACCCAAAAATCTTCCTTATACAATGAATGACGATATGTTTGTTGATGCTGCTAAAAAAGTACAGCCGAAAGTTCTTTACCCTTATCACATGTCAGAATTTGATCAGGAGAAAATAGGTAAGTACTTGGATGATACTAATATAAAATTAGAGATTCGTCCAATGAAAAACTAATATAGGATAAACTGAATTTAATGTGCCAATATGCCAATATTATAATCAAATTGGGATGTTGGCATATTTATTAATAGGTTTTTTAGAATGGATATATATCACAAAATATTAAAGCAATATTGGGGTTACGATGAGTTTCGTCCATTACAGGAAGATATTATCCATTCAGTTAGCCAAGGGAAAGATACATTGGGGCTTATGCCCACAGGAGGAGGGAAATCTCTAACTTTTCAGGTTCCGGCAATGGCTATGGAGGGCATTTGTATAGTTGTTACCCCTCTTATAGCATTGATGAAAGACCAGGTGGATAATCTTCGTGAAAGAGGAATTAAAGCCTTGGCTGTATATTCGGGAATGACTCGCCAAGAGATTATAACTACACTGGAGAATGCAGTATTTGGTGATTATAAGTTTCTGTATGTATCCCCTGAAAGACTTGCTACACAACTTTTCCTGAGTAAGCTTCAACATATGAATGTTTGCTTACTTGTAGTCGATGAATCGCATTGTATCTCTCAATGGGGGTATGATTTTCGTCCGTCTTATCTCCGGATAGTAGAAATACGTCAGCATATACCCGAAGTGCCTGTATTGGCTCTTACTGCGACTGCAACAGCTG
The Dysgonomonas mossii genome window above contains:
- a CDS encoding MBL fold metallo-hydrolase yields the protein MRKSLLSIFVLTAVLFVSCGNKSTANSSVAPTDSLSMNTQPEYIKADVYETNAGPLKVTLVGHASLMFEFGGKIIHVDPYSKVADYSKLPKADLILLTHEHGDHLDSAAVAAVKKADTHFIVSKVCNEILKYGDVINNGDHAHWANLHIDAVPAYNIVNKKPDGEAYHPKGRGNGYIIAFGDKRVYVAGDTENIPEMDKLKGTIDIAFLPKNLPYTMNDDMFVDAAKKVQPKVLYPYHMSEFDQEKIGKYLDDTNIKLEIRPMKN
- the recJ gene encoding single-stranded-DNA-specific exonuclease RecJ; the encoded protein is MIYKWNYEALTTQQKEQRDELAKKLGISPVLCQLLIQRGISSAEEARKFFHPSLRDLHDPFLLPDMDKAIKRIEKALGQKQRILIYGDYDVDGTTAVALVYKFLRKFTTNLDYYIPDRYDEGYGISEQGIDYAEETGVKLIIALDCGIKANEKIDYAKSKGIDFIIGDHHMPDDVLPDAVAVIDAKRLDSTYPYEHLSGCGVGFKLVQALAQSNKIDFSEITDLLDLVAVSVASDIVPITGENRVLTYFGLKQINSNPSLGLKGIIDICGLTYKNITVNDIIFKIGPRINASGRMMKGKEAVDLLLSSTIEDAREKSMNIDHYNDDRRELDKRITEEAIQFIDENVDMKEKKSIVIYNETWHKGVIGIVASRLTEKYLRPAVVLTQSQGLITGSARSVMGFDVYKAIEACKDILENFGGHTYAAGLSLKEENLKEFKSRFEALSLEMIAPEMMRPQIRVDAELSFKEINQKFTEDLAAFAPFGPENLNPIFVTCNVMDYGTSKLVGKDNVHLKLEMIDDTMSTPVNGIAFRQQDSSDKVKSGKPFDICYTLEENTHNGKTNIQLYVKDIDTGQFC
- the proC gene encoding pyrroline-5-carboxylate reductase, producing MKISIIGGGNMGGAIARGLSTGLLFKAHDITVITKTSVSATRMKDSGSGLNVVASEYDSLDTADIVIVAVKPWLIEEVLLQNKDRLKNPAQILVSVASGISLEQLASWSVVGKSIFRVMPNTAIAEKQSMTFVSTLNAQKEDITQIIEIFNELGKTELIDEKLLPAATSLASCGIAYAFRYIRAAMEGGVEMGLYPNQAKEIVMQTLLGAVKLLEANGSHPEAEIDKVTTAGGITIKGLNEMEHAGFTSSVIKGLKASNVK
- a CDS encoding amino acid permease, whose product is MLDRLFKKKDISVILAEPSENKEGLRRSLTATNLITLGIGAIVGTGIFVITGQAASMYAGPALTISFVISALGCVMAGLCYAEFAAMIPVSGGVYSYSYTTMGEVLAWFVGWILVLEYLFACSSVAVGWSGYMLSLLNEWGIHFPEQIAGATFDHLKDGSWVWTGKIINFPAVFIVAIVSAFLIGGIKQSALVNNVIVVIKVGVILLFIGFGLSYIDTSNWVPYIPENTGGYGNFGWTGILRGAAVVFYAYLGFDALSTAAGEARNPQKDMPKGILISLLICAVLYIGVTTVLTGIVNYKDLNVDAPIALAIDRAGEGLAWLSPFIKLGAIAGLSSVILVMMLGQSRIYYAISKDGLLPSIFSKVSPKHGVPHNATIFASIVTGLIAGLFPLHVLSELVSIGTLMAFTIVCISIVILRKTQPDLKRPFKTPLVPFVPLLGAAICIVQMVSLPWSTWERMIGWTILGFIIYFTYGIKHSKLNNK